A DNA window from Entelurus aequoreus isolate RoL-2023_Sb linkage group LG24, RoL_Eaeq_v1.1, whole genome shotgun sequence contains the following coding sequences:
- the ada2a gene encoding adenosine deaminase 2-A, with the protein MVAEYQRPLVAVSCILLWHAAGVLSMPDPRTREALIQQEASQQTGGQVVLTDLEKLLDARLSEMKQEEMRKVHFPPSMHFFQARQFIRSSPIFNLLQKMPKGGALHVHDLAMGDHEWLVKNVTYRPNCYMCVTDKRSIRFIFSSGRPEPLQHCSAWMLLENLRRKMGDVTDLDNSILANLTLFTDGNPAALYPNQDVVWEKFDLAFNAVRGLITYAPVFRDYYYNGLKQFYMDNVMYVELRALLPQTYELDGSTHDSTWALKAYRDVTKDFIGDHPDFFGSRFIFIVPRNMDESAMRGVMEYAMKLQRDFPDLMVGFDLVGREDKGNPLWYFREALSLPAERGVTLPFFFHAGETNLEGTDVDQNLLDALLFNTSRIGHGFALTRHPLARDLSMKRGVAVEVCPISNQVLKLVEDLRNHPAAMLMAQNHPVVISSDDPAMFGSSGLSYDFYEAFVGFGGQKSNVGTLKQLAINSILYSSLSPELKNKALDMWQRKWDKFVSECFIETTLRL; encoded by the exons ATGGTAGCCGAGTACCAGCGCCCTCTGGTGGCGGTGAGCTGTATACTACTGTGGCATGCAGCAGGTGTTCTGTCCATGCCAGACCCTAGGACCAGAGAGGCTCTCATACAGCAGGAGGCCTCCCAGCAGACCGGGGGACAAGTGGTGCTGACGGACCTGGAGAAACTTCTAGACGCCCGGTTGTCTGAAATGAAACAAGAGGAAATGAGGAAGGTACATTTCCCTCCGTCGATGCACTTCTTCCAGGCTCGACAGTTCATCCGAAGCAGCCCCATTTTCAACCTGCTGCAGAAAATGCCCAAAG GTGGAGCGCTGCACGTGCACGACCTCGCTATGGGGGATCATGAATGGCTGGTGAAAAACGTGACGTATCGACCCAACTGTTACATGTGTGTCACTGACAAACGCTCGATCCGTTTTATCTTCTCGTCGGGGAGGCCTGAACCTTTACAACATTGTTCCGCATGGATGCTGCTGGAAAATCTCAGGAGAAAAATGGGCGACGTCACTGATCTGGACAACAG CATCCTGGCCAACCTGACCCTCTTCACCGATGGCAATCCCGCAGCTTTGTATCCCAACCAGGATGTGGTCTGGGAGAAGTTTGATCTAGCCTTCAATGCTGTGAGAGGTCTGATCACGTACGCTCCCGTCTTCAGAGACTATTACTACAACGGTCTCAAACAGTTCTACATGGACAACGTCATGTACGTGGAACTACGTGCTTTACTGCCTCAG ACATACGAGCTGGACGGCAGCACTCACGACTCGACGTGGGCTCTGAAAGCCTACCGTGACGTCACTAAGGACTTCATAGGCGACCACCCAGACTTCTTTGGAAGCAGATTCATCTTTATCGTTCCAAG GAACATGGATGAATCTGCAATGAGGGGAGTTATGGAGTATGCCATGAAGCTGCAGAGAGACTTCCCAGATTTAATGGTTGGCTTTGACTTG GTAGGTCGTGAGGATAAAGGAAATCCACTTTGGTATTTCCGAGAGGCCTTATCATTGCCAGCAGAAAGGGGCGTGACACTTCCCTTCTTTTTCCACGCTGGAGAGACAA ATCTGGAGGGCACAGACGTTGACCAGAACCTGCTGGATGCTCTTTTGTTTAATACATCACGAATCGGCCATGGGTTTGCTCTGACTCGCCATCCATTGGCCCGAGATCTTTCTATGAAGAGAGGCGTGGCTGTGGAAGTATGTCCCATTTCCAACCAG GTTTTGAAGCTGGTAGAAGACCTGCGAAACCACCCAGCTGCGATGCTGATGGCCCAGAATCACCCAGTGGTCATAAGTTCTGACGATCCGGCCATGTTTGGTTCGTCCGGCCTCTCCTACGACTTTTACGAGGCTTTTGTGGGCTTCGGTGGGCAAAAGTCCAATGTGGGGACCCTCAAACAACTGGCCATCAACTCCATTCT GTACAGCTCGTTGAGCCCAGAGCTGAAGAACAAAGCTCTGGACATGTGGCAGCGAAAATGGGACAAATTTGTTTCTGAGTGCTTTATCGAAACAACGCTGCGGTTATGA